In one window of Gymnogyps californianus isolate 813 chromosome 7, ASM1813914v2, whole genome shotgun sequence DNA:
- the HAT1 gene encoding histone acetyltransferase type B catalytic subunit isoform X2 → MEKKLAEYKCNTNEAIQLKLVRFPEDLEDDNTTFNPEYSHQVFGDDEVAFGYKGLKILLYYIAGNLSTLFRIEYTSKVNEKFDCVEADDVESKIREIIPPGFCTNTDDFVSLLEKEVNFKPFGMLLHTYSVHNEEAGEDITYQIYKADMTCPGFREYHERLQTFLMWFIETASFIDVDDERWNYFLVFEKYNKDGATLFATVGYMTVYNYYVYPDKTRPRVSQMLILPPFQGEGHGAQLLETVHRYYMSSPTVLDITAEDPSENYVKLRDFVLVKLCQDLLCFSPGKLMQGFSEEMMIEAQQKLKINKQHTRRVYEILRLRATDMGDAEQSRSYRLDVKRRLIGPYKKKQRELAKMRRCLRPEELTNQLNQIDLNMQHEQLEESFQQLVSDYRRVLERLAQA, encoded by the exons ATGGAGAAGAAGCTGGCTGAATACAAGTGTAATACAAATGAAGCAATTCAGCTGAAACTAG TTCGCTTTCCTGAGGATTTGGAGGATGACAACACAACATTTAATCCAGAGTATAGCCATCAAGTGTTTGGAGATGA tgAAGTTGCTTTTGGCTACAAGGGACTGAAGATCCTCTTGTACTACATCGCTGGTAACCTGTCAACGCTCTTTCGCATCGAATATACATCTAAAGTTAATGAAAAGTTTGACTGTGTGGAG GCAGATGATGTTGAAAGTAAAATTAGAGAAATCATTCCTCCTGGTTTTTGCACAAACACAGATGACTTTGTGTCTCTGCTGGAGAAGGAGGTCAACTTCAAGCCCTTTGGAATGCTGCTACACACATATTCTGTCCACAATGAGGAAGCTGGTGAAGATATAACATATCAGATATACAAG GCTGACATGACATGTCCAGGCTTTCGAGAATATCATGAAAGGCTTCAGACGTTCTTGATGTGGTTTATTGAAACTGCTAGCTTTATTGATGTAGATGATGAAAGATGGAACTACTTTCTAGT ATTTGAGAAGTATAATAAGGATGGAGCTACGCTCTTTGCGACCGTAGGCTACATGACAGTCTATAATTACTATGTGTACCCAGACAAAACCCGGCCACGTGTAAG CCAGATGCTGATCTTGCCACCATTCCAAGGAGAAGGCCATGGTGCTCAGCTGCTTGAAACAGTTCATAGATACTATATGTCTTCTCCTACAGTACTTGATATAACAG CTGAAGATCCATCTGAAAACTATGTGAAGCTAAGAGACTTTGTTCTTGTAAAGCTCTGTCaagatttgctttgcttttccccagGAAAGTTAATGCAAggtttcagtgaagaaatgatGATTGAAGCtcaacaaaaactgaaaataaataag CAACACACAAGACGCGTTTATGAAATTCTCCGATTGCGTGCAACAGATATGGGTGATGCAGAACAGTCCAGAAGCTATCGGTTGGACGTTAAAAGAAGACTGATTGGCCCCTATAAG aaaaagcagagagaactTGCCAAGATGAGAAGGTGTCTAAGACCAGAGGAGCTGACGAATCAGTTGAACCAAATAGACCTAAACATGCAACATGAACAGTTAGAAGAGAGCTTCCAACAACTTGTTTCAGATTACCGAAGAGTCCTAGAACGACTTGCACAAGCATGA
- the HAT1 gene encoding histone acetyltransferase type B catalytic subunit isoform X1, whose protein sequence is MAGLTAMEKKLAEYKCNTNEAIQLKLVRFPEDLEDDNTTFNPEYSHQVFGDDEVAFGYKGLKILLYYIAGNLSTLFRIEYTSKVNEKFDCVEADDVESKIREIIPPGFCTNTDDFVSLLEKEVNFKPFGMLLHTYSVHNEEAGEDITYQIYKADMTCPGFREYHERLQTFLMWFIETASFIDVDDERWNYFLVFEKYNKDGATLFATVGYMTVYNYYVYPDKTRPRVSQMLILPPFQGEGHGAQLLETVHRYYMSSPTVLDITAEDPSENYVKLRDFVLVKLCQDLLCFSPGKLMQGFSEEMMIEAQQKLKINKQHTRRVYEILRLRATDMGDAEQSRSYRLDVKRRLIGPYKKKQRELAKMRRCLRPEELTNQLNQIDLNMQHEQLEESFQQLVSDYRRVLERLAQA, encoded by the exons ATGGCGG gacttACTGCTATGGAGAAGAAGCTGGCTGAATACAAGTGTAATACAAATGAAGCAATTCAGCTGAAACTAG TTCGCTTTCCTGAGGATTTGGAGGATGACAACACAACATTTAATCCAGAGTATAGCCATCAAGTGTTTGGAGATGA tgAAGTTGCTTTTGGCTACAAGGGACTGAAGATCCTCTTGTACTACATCGCTGGTAACCTGTCAACGCTCTTTCGCATCGAATATACATCTAAAGTTAATGAAAAGTTTGACTGTGTGGAG GCAGATGATGTTGAAAGTAAAATTAGAGAAATCATTCCTCCTGGTTTTTGCACAAACACAGATGACTTTGTGTCTCTGCTGGAGAAGGAGGTCAACTTCAAGCCCTTTGGAATGCTGCTACACACATATTCTGTCCACAATGAGGAAGCTGGTGAAGATATAACATATCAGATATACAAG GCTGACATGACATGTCCAGGCTTTCGAGAATATCATGAAAGGCTTCAGACGTTCTTGATGTGGTTTATTGAAACTGCTAGCTTTATTGATGTAGATGATGAAAGATGGAACTACTTTCTAGT ATTTGAGAAGTATAATAAGGATGGAGCTACGCTCTTTGCGACCGTAGGCTACATGACAGTCTATAATTACTATGTGTACCCAGACAAAACCCGGCCACGTGTAAG CCAGATGCTGATCTTGCCACCATTCCAAGGAGAAGGCCATGGTGCTCAGCTGCTTGAAACAGTTCATAGATACTATATGTCTTCTCCTACAGTACTTGATATAACAG CTGAAGATCCATCTGAAAACTATGTGAAGCTAAGAGACTTTGTTCTTGTAAAGCTCTGTCaagatttgctttgcttttccccagGAAAGTTAATGCAAggtttcagtgaagaaatgatGATTGAAGCtcaacaaaaactgaaaataaataag CAACACACAAGACGCGTTTATGAAATTCTCCGATTGCGTGCAACAGATATGGGTGATGCAGAACAGTCCAGAAGCTATCGGTTGGACGTTAAAAGAAGACTGATTGGCCCCTATAAG aaaaagcagagagaactTGCCAAGATGAGAAGGTGTCTAAGACCAGAGGAGCTGACGAATCAGTTGAACCAAATAGACCTAAACATGCAACATGAACAGTTAGAAGAGAGCTTCCAACAACTTGTTTCAGATTACCGAAGAGTCCTAGAACGACTTGCACAAGCATGA